The Fundulus heteroclitus isolate FHET01 chromosome 13, MU-UCD_Fhet_4.1, whole genome shotgun sequence genome contains a region encoding:
- the LOC118565169 gene encoding histone H2A-like: MSGRGKTGGKARAKAKTRSSRAGLQFPVGRVHRLLRKGNYAERVGAGAPVYLAAVLEYLTAEILELAGNAARDNKKTRIIPRHLQLAVRNDEELNKLLGGVTIAQGGVLPNIQAVLLPKKTEKPAKAK; the protein is encoded by the coding sequence ATGAGCGGACGAGGCAAGACCGGCGGAAAGGCCAGAGCCAAGGCGAAGACCCGTTCCTCCCGCGCAGGGTTGCAGTTCCCCGTGGGCCGCGTCCACAGGCTGCTGCGTAAAGGCAACTATGCGGAGCGTGTCGGTGCCGGAGCGCCCGTCTACCTGGCCGCCGTGCTGGAGTATCTGACGGCTGAGATCCTGGAGCTGGCCGGCAACGCTGCCCGCGACAACAAGAAGACGAGGATCATCCCCCGTCACCTGCAGCTGGCTGTGCGCAACGACGAGGAGCTCAACAAGCTGCTTGGTGGAGTCACCATCGCCCAGGGCGGTGTGCTGCCCAACATCCAGGCTGTCCTGCTGCCCAAGAAGACCGAGAAGCCCGCCAAGGCCAAGTAA
- the LOC118565168 gene encoding histone H3 produces MARTKQTARKSTGGKAPRKQLATKAARKSAPATGGVKKPHRYRPGTVALREIRRYQKSTELLIRKLPFQRLVREIAQDFKTDLRFQSSAVMALQEASEAYLVGLFEDTNLCAIHAKRVTIMPKDIQLARRIRGERA; encoded by the coding sequence ATGGCCAGAACCAAGCAGACCGCCCGTAAATCTACTGGAGGCAAAGCTCCTAGGAAGCAGCTGGCCACCAAGGCGGCCCGCAAGAGCGCGCCGGCTACCGGCGGCGTGAAGAAGCCTCACCGCTACAGGCCCGGTACCGTGGCTCTGAGAGAGATCCGCCGCTACCAGAAGTCCACGGAGCTGCTGATCCGCAAGCTGCCCTTCCAGCGGCTGGTGCGAGAAATCGCTCAGGACTTCAAGACCGACCTGCGCTTCCAGAGCTCGGCCGTCATGGCTCTGCAGGAGGCCAGCGAGGCTTACCTGGTGGGTCTGTTCGAGGACACCAACCTGTGCGCCATCCACGCCAAGAGGGTCACCATCATGCCCAAAGACATCCAGCTGGCCCGCCGCATCCGCGGAGAGAGAGCTTGA